In Salinarimonas sp., a genomic segment contains:
- a CDS encoding heavy metal translocating P-type ATPase, with the protein MGETLRYRVDGMDCASCARKIETAVTRIEGVGEVAVNATAQTLRLSAPDAARADVEAAVRGLGYGIAPLAAGAPSAEEPAWWRAPKAQLALACALGLAAAFALGHVLPAYEAAAYTAAMLIGLVPIARRALSAARAGAPFTIETLMSIAAIGAVIIGETEEAAIVVLLFLVGELLEGVAAGRARAGIRALTALVPKTALLEREGGLAVVEAASLVPGDVIVVRPGDRIPADGAVLSGESAVDEAPVTGESVPRPKAPGDGVFAGTINTDASLRVRVTAEAQDNTIARVVRLVEEAQEAKAPTERFIDRFARIYTPAVLALGLLVATLPPLVAGEPWIEWVYKGLAILLIGCPCALVISTPAAIAAGLAAGARRGLLIKGGAVLEILGRVDAVALDKTGTLTESRPVVTDVVGFGCGEAEVLEDAAALDATSSHPIAKAVIARAEAEGVPVTPAIGVMALGGKGVKGRARRRALFLGAPPAAAAIAPFGAEVEARIAALQGEGKTVSVLMVAERPAGLIAVRDEPREDAAEGLRALERLGIAPVMLTGDNATTAAAIAERLGIAAHAELLPQDKMRLVDKLKAEGRIVAKVGDGINDAPALAAAHVGIAMGGGTDVALETGDAAALNGRVSDVARMVRLSRDTMANIRQNIAVALGLKAVFLVTTVLGITGLWPAILADTGATVLVTLNAMRLLGAGRSA; encoded by the coding sequence ATGGGCGAGACCCTGAGATATCGCGTGGACGGGATGGATTGCGCCTCCTGCGCCCGCAAGATCGAGACGGCGGTGACGCGGATCGAGGGCGTCGGCGAGGTCGCGGTGAACGCCACCGCGCAGACGCTGCGGCTGAGCGCGCCCGACGCCGCGCGAGCGGACGTCGAGGCCGCCGTGCGCGGGCTCGGCTACGGCATCGCGCCCCTCGCCGCCGGCGCGCCCTCCGCGGAGGAGCCCGCCTGGTGGCGCGCGCCGAAGGCGCAGCTCGCCTTGGCCTGCGCGCTCGGCCTCGCGGCGGCCTTCGCCCTCGGCCACGTCCTGCCCGCCTACGAGGCCGCCGCCTACACGGCCGCGATGCTGATCGGCCTCGTCCCGATCGCCCGGCGCGCGCTCTCCGCCGCGCGGGCGGGCGCCCCCTTCACGATCGAGACCCTGATGTCGATCGCCGCCATCGGCGCGGTGATCATCGGCGAGACCGAGGAGGCGGCGATCGTCGTGCTCCTCTTCCTCGTCGGCGAGCTCTTGGAGGGCGTCGCCGCCGGCCGCGCCCGCGCCGGCATCCGCGCCCTCACCGCCCTCGTGCCGAAGACCGCGCTCCTCGAGCGCGAGGGCGGGCTCGCCGTCGTGGAAGCCGCCTCCCTCGTCCCGGGCGACGTCATCGTGGTGCGCCCCGGCGATCGCATCCCGGCGGACGGCGCGGTCCTCTCCGGCGAGAGCGCCGTCGACGAGGCGCCCGTCACCGGCGAGAGCGTGCCACGGCCGAAGGCGCCGGGCGACGGCGTCTTCGCGGGCACGATCAACACGGACGCGTCCCTGCGCGTGCGCGTGACGGCGGAGGCGCAGGACAACACGATCGCCCGCGTCGTGCGCCTGGTCGAGGAGGCGCAGGAGGCGAAGGCCCCCACCGAGCGCTTCATCGACCGCTTCGCGCGGATCTACACGCCGGCGGTGCTGGCGCTCGGCTTGCTGGTCGCGACCCTGCCGCCCCTCGTCGCCGGCGAGCCGTGGATCGAGTGGGTCTACAAGGGCCTCGCCATCCTCCTCATCGGCTGCCCCTGCGCCCTCGTGATCTCGACGCCGGCCGCCATCGCCGCCGGCCTCGCCGCCGGCGCCCGGCGCGGGCTCCTGATCAAGGGCGGCGCGGTGCTCGAGATCCTCGGGCGCGTCGACGCGGTCGCCCTCGACAAGACCGGGACGCTCACCGAGAGCCGCCCCGTCGTCACCGACGTGGTCGGGTTCGGCTGCGGCGAGGCCGAGGTGCTGGAGGACGCCGCCGCGCTCGACGCGACGTCCTCCCACCCGATCGCCAAGGCCGTAATCGCCCGCGCCGAGGCCGAGGGCGTGCCGGTCACGCCCGCCATCGGCGTCATGGCGCTCGGCGGCAAGGGCGTGAAGGGCCGCGCACGGCGCCGCGCGCTCTTTCTCGGCGCGCCCCCCGCCGCCGCCGCGATCGCGCCGTTCGGCGCGGAGGTCGAGGCGCGGATCGCGGCGCTTCAAGGCGAGGGCAAGACGGTCTCCGTCCTGATGGTCGCCGAGCGCCCCGCGGGCCTGATCGCCGTGCGCGACGAGCCGCGGGAGGACGCGGCCGAGGGTTTGCGCGCGCTGGAGCGGCTCGGGATCGCCCCCGTCATGCTCACCGGCGACAACGCGACCACCGCGGCGGCCATCGCCGAGCGCCTCGGCATCGCGGCGCATGCCGAGCTCCTGCCGCAGGACAAGATGCGCCTCGTCGACAAGCTCAAGGCGGAAGGCCGCATCGTCGCCAAGGTGGGAGACGGCATCAACGACGCGCCGGCGCTCGCCGCCGCGCATGTCGGCATCGCCATGGGCGGCGGGACCGACGTCGCGCTCGAGACGGGAGACGCGGCGGCGCTGAACGGCCGCGTGTCGGACGTCGCGCGCATGGTGCGCCTCTCCCGCGACACGATGGCGAACATCCGCCAGAACATCGCGGTCGCGCTGGGGCTGAAGGCCGTCTTCCTGGTGACGACCGTGCTCGGGATCACCGGCCTGTGGCCGGCGATCCTGGCCGATACCGGCGCGACGGTGCTGGTGACCCTCAATGCGATGCGGCTCCTCGGGGCGGGGCGCAGCGCGTGA
- a CDS encoding helix-turn-helix domain-containing protein yields the protein MPAGETTRDDLAIGDLSRRTGVKVPTIRYYESIGLLPAPARTEGGQRRYGADHLRRLAFVRHARDLGFEIEAIRELLAMAADPQRGCGEAHAITRAHLSAVEDRIARLEALRDELRTMLACANGTMAECRIIEVLADHDECLHERH from the coding sequence ATGCCGGCCGGAGAAACGACCCGGGACGATCTCGCCATCGGCGACCTCTCGCGCCGCACCGGCGTGAAGGTCCCGACCATCCGCTATTACGAGAGCATCGGGCTCCTGCCCGCGCCGGCTCGCACGGAGGGCGGACAGCGGCGCTACGGGGCGGACCACCTGCGCCGCCTCGCCTTCGTGCGCCACGCCCGCGATCTCGGCTTCGAGATCGAGGCGATTCGCGAGCTCCTGGCCATGGCGGCGGACCCGCAGCGCGGCTGCGGGGAGGCGCACGCCATCACCCGCGCGCACCTCTCCGCCGTGGAGGACCGCATCGCCCGGCTCGAGGCCCTGCGCGACGAGCTGCGCACGATGCTCGCCTGCGCCAACGGCACGATGGCGGAGTGCCGGATCATCGAGGTGCTGGCCGATCACGACGAGTGCCTGCACGAGCGGCACTGA
- a CDS encoding ribonuclease E/G → MANKMLIDASHPEETRVVVVRGSKVEEFDYESANRRQLRGNIYLAKVTRVEPSLQAAFVDYGGNRHGFLAFSEIHPDYYQIPVADRQALIEDEAQAERERENEEEKRSKRRSRSKKAKASESASDESVSENASDENDENGDDEDNVEQLGGDALEEMPERPRAPRKQYKIQEVIKRRQILLVQVVKEERGTKGAALTTYLSLAGRYSVLMPNTARGGGISRKITSADDRKRLKTIAQDLEVPEGMGVILRTAGASRTKAEIKRDFEYLMRAWESVREQTLSSTAPALTYEEGSLIKRAIRDLYNKDIDEVIVSGDDGYREAKDFMRMLMPSHAKAVKAYKDPTPLFAAFGVEAQLDAMFSNQVSLKSGGYLVINPTEALVSIDVNSGRSTREHNIEDTALKTNLEAADEVARQLRLRDLAGLIVIDFIDMDEKRNNRAVEKRLKDALKTDRARIQIGRISSFGLLEMSRQRMRTGVLESSSVICPTCAGSGFVRATPSVALSLVRGIEETLLKGATHNLNVRTHFAVAFYVLNQKRVHLRELEERFGVTITIVVDETLDSAHAYAIDKGEPAVGSPARATGVKAEEVKTIEIAEPEVEEAEDAEETEGRGERQESRDEAREGAGDGKRRRRRRRRRGRGNGEAREGYEAGERREEDEGEEVEAADGEAEGEGAEAPREAAQAEARPEGRRRRGRRGGRRDRRDVMPGEEGAEEAAEEAAEEAAGDGALVAAETPEHVAAPAQPAAAASDEAVSEAAAPVEAALEAAPAEEAAAGKAAKEAKPKKPRAPRKRKPRKGEEEEAAAEAAVAATPAEAIAETPAEAAAETESGPVAETPATVEEPAHEEAASAETATEEATTEEAPQEPVTVVLTPPDPNRPKRAGWWSKAKSVLSGGGE, encoded by the coding sequence ATGGCGAACAAGATGCTGATCGACGCCTCGCACCCGGAAGAGACCCGGGTCGTGGTCGTCCGCGGATCGAAGGTCGAGGAGTTCGACTACGAATCCGCCAATCGCAGGCAGCTGCGCGGTAACATCTATCTGGCGAAGGTCACCCGGGTCGAGCCGTCGCTGCAGGCGGCCTTCGTCGATTACGGCGGCAACCGCCACGGCTTCCTCGCCTTCAGCGAGATCCATCCGGACTACTACCAGATCCCCGTCGCCGACCGTCAGGCGCTGATCGAGGACGAGGCGCAGGCCGAGCGCGAGCGCGAGAACGAGGAGGAGAAGCGCTCCAAGCGTCGCTCCCGCTCGAAGAAGGCCAAGGCCAGCGAAAGCGCGAGCGACGAGAGCGTCTCCGAGAACGCCTCGGACGAGAACGACGAGAACGGCGACGACGAGGACAACGTCGAGCAGCTCGGCGGCGACGCACTCGAGGAGATGCCCGAGCGCCCGCGCGCGCCGCGCAAGCAGTACAAGATCCAGGAGGTGATCAAGCGCCGCCAGATCCTGCTCGTCCAGGTCGTCAAGGAGGAGCGCGGCACCAAGGGCGCGGCGCTCACCACCTATCTGTCGCTCGCCGGCCGCTATTCGGTGCTGATGCCCAACACCGCCCGTGGCGGCGGCATCTCGCGAAAGATCACCTCGGCCGACGATCGCAAGCGCCTCAAGACCATCGCCCAGGATCTCGAGGTGCCGGAAGGCATGGGCGTGATCCTGCGCACGGCCGGCGCCTCGCGCACCAAGGCCGAGATCAAGCGCGACTTCGAGTACCTGATGCGCGCCTGGGAGAGCGTGCGCGAGCAGACGCTGTCCTCCACGGCCCCGGCGCTGACCTACGAGGAGGGCTCGCTCATCAAGCGCGCCATCCGCGACCTCTACAACAAGGATATCGACGAGGTCATCGTCTCGGGCGACGACGGCTATCGCGAGGCCAAGGACTTCATGCGCATGCTCATGCCGAGCCATGCGAAGGCGGTGAAGGCCTACAAGGACCCCACCCCGCTCTTCGCGGCCTTCGGCGTCGAGGCGCAGCTCGACGCGATGTTCTCGAACCAGGTGTCGCTGAAGTCCGGCGGCTACCTGGTGATCAACCCGACCGAGGCGCTCGTCTCCATCGACGTGAACTCGGGCCGCTCGACGCGCGAGCACAACATCGAGGACACGGCGCTCAAGACGAACCTTGAGGCCGCCGACGAGGTGGCCCGCCAGCTCAGGCTGCGCGACCTCGCCGGCCTGATCGTCATCGACTTCATCGACATGGACGAGAAGCGCAACAACCGCGCGGTCGAGAAGCGCCTCAAGGACGCGCTCAAGACCGACCGGGCGCGCATCCAGATCGGCCGGATCTCCTCCTTCGGCCTGCTGGAGATGTCGCGTCAGCGCATGCGCACCGGCGTCCTCGAATCGTCCTCCGTGATCTGCCCGACCTGCGCCGGCTCCGGCTTCGTGCGCGCGACGCCCTCCGTGGCGCTCTCGCTCGTGCGCGGCATCGAGGAGACTCTGCTCAAGGGCGCGACTCACAATCTCAACGTCCGCACCCATTTCGCGGTCGCCTTCTACGTCCTGAACCAGAAGCGCGTGCATCTGCGCGAGCTGGAGGAGCGCTTCGGCGTGACGATCACGATCGTCGTCGACGAGACGCTGGATTCGGCGCACGCCTACGCCATCGACAAGGGCGAGCCCGCCGTCGGCTCGCCCGCCCGCGCGACCGGGGTCAAGGCCGAGGAGGTCAAGACCATCGAGATCGCCGAGCCGGAGGTCGAGGAGGCGGAGGACGCCGAGGAGACCGAGGGGCGCGGCGAGCGCCAGGAATCGCGTGACGAGGCCCGCGAGGGCGCAGGCGACGGCAAGCGCCGCCGCCGTCGTCGTCGCCGTCGCGGTCGCGGCAACGGCGAGGCCCGCGAGGGCTACGAGGCCGGCGAGCGCCGCGAGGAGGACGAAGGCGAGGAGGTCGAGGCCGCCGACGGCGAGGCGGAGGGCGAGGGCGCCGAGGCGCCCCGCGAGGCCGCCCAGGCCGAGGCGCGTCCGGAAGGCCGCCGCCGTCGCGGCCGCCGTGGCGGTCGTCGCGACCGTCGCGACGTGATGCCGGGCGAGGAGGGCGCCGAGGAAGCCGCCGAGGAGGCCGCGGAGGAAGCGGCCGGGGACGGCGCGCTCGTCGCGGCCGAGACGCCCGAGCACGTCGCGGCTCCGGCTCAGCCCGCCGCGGCCGCGTCCGACGAGGCCGTGAGCGAGGCCGCCGCGCCGGTCGAGGCCGCTCTCGAGGCGGCGCCGGCCGAGGAGGCCGCCGCAGGCAAGGCAGCCAAGGAAGCCAAGCCGAAGAAGCCGCGCGCCCCGCGCAAGCGCAAGCCGCGCAAGGGCGAGGAGGAGGAGGCCGCCGCCGAGGCGGCCGTGGCGGCGACGCCGGCCGAGGCGATCGCCGAGACCCCGGCCGAAGCCGCTGCCGAGACCGAATCCGGTCCCGTCGCCGAGACGCCGGCCACCGTGGAGGAGCCTGCGCACGAGGAGGCCGCCTCCGCGGAGACCGCGACCGAGGAAGCCACGACCGAGGAGGCTCCGCAGGAGCCCGTCACCGTCGTGCTCACCCCGCCCGACCCGAACCGGCCCAAGCGCGCCGGCTGGTGGTCGAAGGCGAAGTCGGTTCTCTCCGGCGGAGGCGAGTGA
- a CDS encoding N-acetylmuramoyl-L-alanine amidase → MRPAPVLAGPTIRCLAALALVCAALVASAGARAADVIAIAARVEASAVETRLVFTLSAPVEARAFSIDRPDRIVLDLPAVNFQIPADARAAGGLVASMRYGLFAADRSRVVIELAGPARVVALATEPRDDGAHLLALTLAPVEAVAFAQAVSADAAGFRAASLRPAIEPAPADGDDRPTIVIDPGHGGIDPGAVARGGVHEADVVLEFARHLRRRLEESGRFRVLMTREEDVFVALTERVAFARRAGADLFVSIHADSLSSAPQVSGLTVYTNADEASDRASATLAARENQADALAGLVTEEARGEIADILRDLTERETRGYSHVFATTLVGGMESVARLNKNPHRQAAFVVLRAYDVPSVLVELGYLSSRRDIALLTSDGWRERATAAMADAMERFFAPRLADRAEYRAAVSP, encoded by the coding sequence ATGCGTCCTGCGCCGGTCCTCGCCGGTCCGACGATACGATGTCTCGCCGCGCTGGCGCTCGTCTGCGCCGCGCTCGTCGCGAGCGCCGGTGCGCGCGCCGCCGACGTCATCGCCATCGCCGCGCGGGTGGAGGCGAGCGCCGTCGAGACGCGGCTCGTCTTCACGCTCAGCGCTCCGGTCGAGGCCCGGGCCTTCTCCATCGACCGTCCCGACCGCATCGTCCTCGACCTGCCCGCCGTCAACTTCCAGATCCCCGCGGACGCGCGTGCGGCGGGCGGGCTCGTCGCGTCCATGCGCTACGGGCTCTTCGCCGCCGACCGCTCACGGGTCGTGATCGAGCTCGCCGGGCCGGCGCGCGTCGTGGCGCTGGCCACCGAGCCGCGCGACGACGGCGCGCATCTCCTCGCGCTCACCCTCGCCCCTGTCGAGGCCGTCGCCTTCGCGCAGGCCGTCTCGGCCGACGCCGCCGGCTTCCGCGCCGCCTCGCTGCGACCGGCGATCGAGCCCGCGCCCGCCGACGGCGACGACCGGCCGACGATCGTCATCGACCCCGGCCATGGCGGCATCGACCCCGGCGCGGTCGCCCGCGGCGGCGTCCACGAGGCGGACGTGGTGCTCGAGTTCGCCCGGCATCTGCGCCGGCGGCTGGAGGAGAGCGGGCGCTTCCGCGTGCTGATGACCCGCGAGGAGGACGTGTTCGTCGCGCTGACCGAGCGCGTCGCCTTCGCCCGGCGCGCGGGGGCGGATCTGTTCGTCTCCATCCACGCCGATTCGCTCTCCTCGGCGCCGCAGGTGAGCGGGCTGACCGTCTACACCAACGCGGACGAGGCCTCCGACCGCGCCTCCGCCACGCTCGCCGCGCGCGAGAACCAGGCCGATGCGCTCGCGGGCCTCGTCACGGAGGAGGCGCGAGGCGAGATCGCCGACATCCTGCGCGACCTCACCGAGCGCGAGACGCGGGGCTATTCGCACGTCTTCGCCACGACGCTGGTCGGCGGCATGGAGAGCGTGGCGCGGCTCAACAAGAACCCCCACCGGCAGGCGGCCTTCGTCGTGCTGCGCGCCTACGACGTGCCCTCCGTGCTCGTCGAGCTCGGCTACCTGTCGAGCCGCCGCGACATCGCGCTCCTCACCTCGGACGGCTGGCGCGAGCGGGCCACGGCGGCGATGGCGGACGCCATGGAGCGGTTCTTCGCGCCGCGCCTCGCCGACCGCGCCGAGTATCGCGCCGCAGTTTCACCATAG